TGTGTCTGAAGTTACGTTAAATTGAACACTATTGTAAAACGACTAAAAGTAAAAATAGATTCTCTCTACAAACTCTCGTTCAAGGGCAGCTCATCCCAAAAGCTTCTGCAACGTTCCACATCTTATTGATCTCCGACACTCAGcaacaccagacacgagctgcGGACACTGTGGAAGTGTGTTGCATTAAGGCGGTCGCTCGTGAGCGCtgtgggtgctctttactgccacctattggccaAACACACTTTGTCTTCATTCTGCAGGTGATCTTTCCGAAAAAGTGCACAAAGTCAAAACGcaagtaaaaaaataagttgtAACTGTTGGTATCTGCACAGATTCACATGTCCATCGTCCATGACGCGAGTCGCCAGTGTGTTTAGCAGCAGAAAAAAGGTCTGTGCTCTTCATGAACAGAAGAGCTTCCCCTCGGGCTTCGCTTGCAGCTGAAAAGTAGTTTGTGTGGGGGCTTCGTCTGCTTATTTCGTGCGCTaagaaaagctgaaataaatacGAGTGAGGAAACACCAGTTCAGCTCCCAAATTATCGACAGCTCTTCACCGATGAGTGCGCTGGGCAATATCGGAGACCCCTGAACAGAATGTGACTCCGACGGCCATATGGAGTCGACATGCGGCACAAAGCGTGTTTCCTGACGCCGCGCTCACTAGTGTCAGCGAGCCAGGAAGCAGCGGTGGAGAAGCTCAATGACCAGACGTGGTTGCACCGCAGGCGTCTTTCTTCCCTGCATTCCGCCCCCTTTACATGGATTAACATCCGTCCACTTTTCCTGCTACAACTGAGTCACGTCCTGTAAATGTGTGTCACATTTTACCTTGATTTTCTTTCACTTATGAGCTTCTGATTAATTAAACTGCTCTTTTATACTTCAGAGTTGGGGTTTGCTCCTTCTCCACAATCCCGACACTCTCGGATCTTCCCTGTCTCGATAATATGGGGGAGCACAGCGAAATGGATGGAGGGGCGATGACCGATGACTTTTGCTTTAATTATTCCGAAAGGGGTGTAAAATAACAGCGCGATACTCTAGTTAATTAACTGGCCAGATGGAGACGTCTCCGTTCCGCTGCAGCCGACGGAGAAATTTGCTCTCCGTGCGCTTCAGGACTCAGAGTTCTTCGGTTACCATCGCATTCCGGGCGTGAGCACCTGGCGGATGGATTAGCTCTGAAACTGTGAGCTGGTTTCATCGCTGGAAGTCCTGGTGAGGAATTCCAGAGGTTACTGGTAAGCGGCTGTTTAGCGTTTACATTCCGTGTGCAAATCAAGGGTTCCTGACATCGCTGCAGGGCCTCGTAACAAACGCACCGCCTCTGAGCATCCAAAGTGAACCAGCATTCCACCAAACGCTTGAAACAGAACGTGAGAAAGAGGCTACATTAAAGAGGAGCGCAATAAAAGGCCTGAATTCACATGCAGTGGACATAACCTGGCTCCGCACGATACGAAGACGGAGACAATTTTACGTTTCTTTATTTCTAATTGTTTTCCCCCGTTGGCAGCCGACAAAGGCGACGTACGTTTACCCTCCGAGTCGATATGCGGCAGTAAGGAGCCCGCACGCATCAGGGAGCTCAGCTCACTTGCACGGTGTTTGCAGCTCGTGTCTGATTTCCCCGAGTTTCGGTGACCGGTTACAAGATGAGGACCGTCGCACCGTTGTTTTCGGGACGAACCTGTTCGGTTCAGACTCAgttcagtttgttcattttagCAGGGAGTCACAGTGCAAACTGGCAGTAGGTTGCGCAGTGTTCAGAGCTGTAACCGGAAGCCCTGTGTTCGAGTCTGTGCTCCTGCTGAAGGAACCTTGAccgtggtacttaccctgaactgatggagTAAAAGTTGCTCTGCCCCCAAACCTGGCATTGCGAGTCACCTTGGAGACAGGTGTCAGATGAGCGTATTAGCAGTAATTACTAGGgtaaagagagagagcgagagggtcAGAGTTGACTGAGTTGTTATGTGGGAACCGCGTTTGACCGAGTCCCTTGCATGTTGTTCCTTGAGCTAAAAATAATGAAGTGGAGTCATTCGTgtagaataaagaataaaggaaaCCTTGACTTGACCTTGACTGCGTTTGCGCAGTCGCAGTCATCTGCCGTCTCCTCAAAATCACCACAAATTTGTAGCAAACTGGTGAGGCCGTCGATGACGATGTGGGATTGTGGGTACGGTGGTGACCATGGCGACCACACTGTGAGTCTCTCTCCCATCTTCTGTCTGACTGCAGGGTCCCTGGTGCAAGTCCGGTGGCTCCTTATACCGCTCCTGCTGCATGCCTGGATCCTGGCTGCTCCGAGCGGGCTCCGCGAGCGCCCGTGCCCCAGGAGCTGCCGCTGCGACGGCAAGATTGTCTACTGCGAGTCCAGCGCCTTCCGCGACGTGCCCAAGAACGTGTCTACGGGCTGCCAGGGCCTGTCGCTGCGCTACAACAGCCTGGCGAATCTCCGAGCCGGTCAGTTCGCCAGCCTCGGCCAGCTGGTCTGGCTCTACCTGGACCACAACTATATCAGCGCGGTGGACGGCCGGGCCTTCCAGGGTGTGCGGCGCCTCAAGGAGCTCATCCTGAGCTCCAACAAGATCTCGCAGCTCCACAATGACACATTCCACACCGTGCCCAACCTGCGCAACCTGGACCTGTCCTACAACAAGCTACAAACACTTCAACCGGGGCAATTCCAGGGCCTGCGCAAGCTGCTGAGCTTGCACATCCGCTCCAACTCGCTGAAGAGCATCCCCGTGCGGGTGTTCCAGGACTGCCGCAACCTGGAGTTCCTGGACCTGGGCTACAACCGGCTGCGCAGCCTCACCCGCAACGTCTTTGCAGGGCTCCTCAAGCTCACTGAGCTGCACCTGGAGCACAACCAGTTCTCCAAGATCAACTTCTCGCACTTCCCCCGCCTCAACAATCTCCGTGCCCTCTATCTGCAGTGGAATCGCATCCGGTCCATCAGCCAAGGCCTCACGTGGACATGGACCTCTCTGCAGAAGCTGGACCTCTCGGGAAATGACCTTCAGGTTGTCGATGTAAACATCTACCGGTGTCTGCCCAACCTCCAGACTCTCAACCTAGACTCAAACAAGCTCAGCAACGTGTCCCAAGACGCGGTGGCCAGCTGGATCTCGCTGACCACCATCAGCCTGGCAGGAAACGTGTGGGACTGCAGCCCCAGCATCTGCCCTCTGGTGGCCTGGCTGAGGAACTTCAAGGGGAACAAGGAGACCACAATGATATGTGCTGGGCCTAAAGAAGTCCAGGGGGAGAAGGTGATGGAGGCGGTGGAAACGTACAGCATTTGCAAAGTCACTCCACCCCCTTCCGTCTTCACGCTGTCCACGCTCTCCAGCACCTCGCTGAAGCCAAGGAGACCGCCCATACCGACATCATCCAGGGTGGGCGAGGACTTGTCCCGCGGCGGGCGTCAGGCCAGCCCCTCTCCCTCGGGGGCCTCCTCCCTGGTTCCTGAGCAGGAGTTTGAACACGTGTCCTTCCACAAGATCATTGCAGGCAGCGTGGCGCTCTTCCTGTCAGTGGCCATGATCCTGCTAGTGACCTACGTGTCATGGAAGCGCTACCCGGGCAGCGtgaagcagctgcaggagcacTCGCTGGGCCGCAAGCGGCGGAAAAAGGCACGCGAGACGGAGCGCACGCTCAGCTCCCCCCTGCAGGAATACTATGTGGACTACAAGCCCACTAACTCTGAGACCATGGACGTGCTGGTCAATGGGTCCACACCCTGCACATACACCATCTCGGGCTCCAGGGAATGTGAGGTATGATCCGAGCTCCTCCTAAACCCATTTCCACAGCGGGGAAAGAGAGGTAAATCTTCCAGTGTTTTTGAAGATCAAATCTGTGATTTTACCCCCCGTCTCCCggctgtctgtgtttgtggggTAGGAAATACGGATCCCGCTGCAACGTAGCTTGACTCGCACCTTCTGGGGCTTCTCCAGCCTCTCCTGTCCGCTCAGGCAAAACAAGTTGCTGTCCGTAATTGGTTGTCAGTAAAAGGCTGGACGTGTCAAGAGCTTAGCAGCTGCAATAAGGGCAAAGCACTGGCACAGGAGCGCCCCTCTTGGATCAAGGTACAGTGCAGGGGCTCAGTTCCTATCCCGCTCGCTTCCCACGGACCCCAGCGCAGGCCTCGCCGACACCCCCCTTGTGGTATCTGAGGCTAAGCCGAAGGCCACGGCTGCACCGGCTCATTTTGTCTGAATTGTACCGAATTAAAAGTAACCTCTTCTGGACTGTTAACGCTAATAAAGGGGCTCGACATTAACGGCCGACTGACTGTCCGCGGCAAGTAATTTGCTTCAATTTTCATAGTCGGACAGGAAGAATCTTTCCAATGCCCATTCAGTGAAATATCAAGAAATTTGATGCAAAAACAAGGGCCGCCATCATAATGAAGGAAGTGTGACGTCACTAATTGCGTTTCGAaatcattttttccctttaagcATCCgaatttgtcaaaaataaggTGAGACGATAAGGCCCCGCTATCTCACTGTTCTGagtggttttatttttctggagCCTTATCGTAGGTGCGCTTCCTTTCAGGCGACACCCTGGTTGTCTCACTTCGATTACGGTCACACGGATATGTTAATCATTCACTCGTTTGCCTCTCTTCGGTACATTTCCAAATTGGACATGTGCAAAATTTGACAGGGTAGGGACAGCAGTGTACCTGTTCTGAAGACAACCAAATGCAAAAATTAGTGTTGAGCCCTGAATAATAATACCAGGGTAAACAGTGCAGCAGCCTCCAGCGAGGAATATGATTTTGTAGTCTGACAAAATCCGGTGCATCATAGGATACTCTTGGCTTACTTGGTCTGAGGGTCCCACCTGTATTCTTAGAGCGTCTCTCTCTGCACCTCGTTCCCAAACGCCGAGAGCGGAAGTGATGTCAGAAGACGGCGCTGTCCAGGGTCCTGGAGGACATGCGGCTTCAGCTCCGTCCTTCGGCAACCCTTCGCAGCTCTAGTTACCCTTACAAAGATGGCGTAGTCTGACCTGGAGCCCCCAGGTGTGATCTTTGATGTGCCGGAGTCCTTTGCTGTGTCCACCTCTGTTGTTTAGTGTGTGCTGTATTTTCCAGAAGtttctctgtgctgtgtttCCCTGCTGTGGCTATGTGGTGCTCTCTGTCAGTTGTAGTCTCCTGTGTTGGTGTTCTTCgttgttgttcttctttgttcatggttttctgcattttcataGGAGAAGTGCCATGCATAGCTCTCGCAGGGGCCTCATCCGTGATACCTTACGCTCCCTGACTCTTGCTGCCTATCCCAGTCCATCGCTAAACGTTCTCAGCTGTTGACATGAGGACATGTTTCTCCGGGCTTTTCAGCATTTCCCACCAAGAGCACTTGGCCTAGATGTGGCCAGTATATGGTGGCGTGCAAGTCGAGTCGAACCTGTGTATTTTCAAGCCCCGTTTTGCCGTTTGCTGGATCCCCCCAGTCCCGCTATCCTCCGTTCCATCTGCCCACCTCAGAGTCTAATGCCCTCCTAAAAAGGGCTGGATTACCAGTATAGGATTTCCATCAGCAGGCAGGAAGAGGGGCCCTGATTCCAGGGCCTGAAAGGAGCAGTAAGAGACCCCTAATGGCCCCCATCACACCACCCGTCCAGACCCTTCTAACCTCCCCACCCTGTATCTTTGCTTAattctttctccttctcctcctcaatCCTCAATTCCTTTGTTCTCTTCCATCTTCTGCTTTTGTGCCGCAGCTGCCTCAAAGGAACCGTTTTCTTGCTATCATAGGTgcgggttgtgtgtgtgtgtgtgtgtgtgtgtgttggggggggttgtAAGTGTTATGCTGTGTCCTTCGGTTATGAATTTGGTTTAAAATGGTATCAGAGAAGAGAACGATAAAGGCTGCTGCTCACTGCTTGCTTTTCACCCTCAGTGGATGGGAGCCCTGTGTTCTCAGCATTTTTCTTACCTTGTTAAAGACggaagaaacttttttttttgtttcacctCAACAAACCCGATTTTCAGTGAATTCGCACATTGTTTCAGTAACAGCGGGTTTCAGAGATAATGATAATTTCACATGACCTATGTATAGTAAATGATTTCTGAAATTGCTCTTGTTAGATTCCATTTAAGCTCAAGCGAGAGAAGATTTTTGTTGgttctctgctctcctctccgtACCATTACTGGAGCAGTTGCAGACATTGGGTTTTAGTCCATCTTGGTCCTCGCCAGAGGTCCCTGACTCATGTAGGTTATTATAGATGGATTAAAACGTGTTTTCTTTGTGATGGAACATGAAACAGATGAGGTGAGATGGAGTGTCTTTATGTCAATGAACTGCATCTCCTGTTCTGGAGAATCATTACACGTAATGTGAGCCCATGTTCTTTACCCCGTATCATTTACAAACCTCCCCTTTCTGCTTGGAGCATTTTAAAGCACTTTTATATGACAAAAGTAAGAGCTATTTTAAGATCCATCAGCAGTCTGCACATCCATTTTCTTGTAGGACAAGCACTTGTTGCTGTAGAGGGTAACTGACAGCTGTGTGAATCAGAAATGTTTCACAATTCATAACTCAAACATAATGCAGAGATAGAAAGAAGGGTTTGGAACTCAGTGAGTCTCAAGACATGTGGTGGCTCCAAAgagtaataatatatattatcaATGGTTAAGGTTTTAATTGTGTGTGAATTAAGCAGCGTGATGTCCCTGGTGTCCTCATGTCCTGTGGAGGGTCCTGGACACCTCAGAGCAGCCAGGAGACCTGGTGGCATCACTGTTTCTCCACAACACAGCCACACTGATCATGCATGTAATGCTTCCTCTGGAAAGTTATTTTTCTCCTGTTCGTTATTTAATATCACATATTTACTCGTGTGTTTGAAGTTGCTGCAAAGTACTTCTTAAATCATAAA
Above is a genomic segment from Scleropages formosus chromosome 17, fSclFor1.1, whole genome shotgun sequence containing:
- the LOC108921964 gene encoding leucine-rich repeat transmembrane neuronal protein 4-like isoform X1 → MGSLVQVRWLLIPLLLHAWILAAPSGLRERPCPRSCRCDGKIVYCESSAFRDVPKNVSTGCQGLSLRYNSLANLRAGQFASLGQLVWLYLDHNYISAVDGRAFQGVRRLKELILSSNKISQLHNDTFHTVPNLRNLDLSYNKLQTLQPGQFQGLRKLLSLHIRSNSLKSIPVRVFQDCRNLEFLDLGYNRLRSLTRNVFAGLLKLTELHLEHNQFSKINFSHFPRLNNLRALYLQWNRIRSISQGLTWTWTSLQKLDLSGNDLQVVDVNIYRCLPNLQTLNLDSNKLSNVSQDAVASWISLTTISLAGNVWDCSPSICPLVAWLRNFKGNKETTMICAGPKEVQGEKVMEAVETYSICKVTPPPSVFTLSTLSSTSLKPRRPPIPTSSRVGEDLSRGGRQASPSPSGASSLVPEQEFEHVSFHKIIAGSVALFLSVAMILLVTYVSWKRYPGSVKQLQEHSLGRKRRKKARETERTLSSPLQEYYVDYKPTNSETMDVLVNGSTPCTYTISGSRECEVPHQVSALTFYRYEQPMMDYCQAHQPLHLNVGFEGPPQGPEERGPRERGTAKTIAPPAGPAAPLPRPLPRTPPQ
- the LOC108921964 gene encoding leucine-rich repeat transmembrane neuronal protein 4-like isoform X2; translation: MGSLVQVRWLLIPLLLHAWILAAPSGLRERPCPRSCRCDGKIVYCESSAFRDVPKNVSTGCQGLSLRYNSLANLRAGQFASLGQLVWLYLDHNYISAVDGRAFQGVRRLKELILSSNKISQLHNDTFHTVPNLRNLDLSYNKLQTLQPGQFQGLRKLLSLHIRSNSLKSIPVRVFQDCRNLEFLDLGYNRLRSLTRNVFAGLLKLTELHLEHNQFSKINFSHFPRLNNLRALYLQWNRIRSISQGLTWTWTSLQKLDLSGNDLQVVDVNIYRCLPNLQTLNLDSNKLSNVSQDAVASWISLTTISLAGNVWDCSPSICPLVAWLRNFKGNKETTMICAGPKEVQGEKVMEAVETYSICKVTPPPSVFTLSTLSSTSLKPRRPPIPTSSRVGEDLSRGGRQASPSPSGASSLVPEQEFEHVSFHKIIAGSVALFLSVAMILLVTYVSWKRYPGSVKQLQEHSLGRKRRKKARETERTLSSPLQEYYVDYKPTNSETMDVLVNGSTPCTYTISGSRECEV